GTTTCGCGGGAAATTTCCGACTGCCGCTCGCTGCTCAACGAATCCAGGGTCCGCATGTTGTGCAGGCGATCGGCGAGTTTGATGAGGACCACCCGGATGTCGCGCGACATCGCGATGATCATCTTGCGGAAATTCTCGGCTTGCTTCTCGGCGCGGCTTTGGAAGGTGATCTTGGAGACCTTGGTCATTCCATCGACCAGCTCGGCCACCTCGGAGCCGAACTTCTCGCGAACTTCGTCGAGCGGGGTGGCGGTGTCTTCCACCACGTCGTGCAAAAGAGCGGTCACGATCGATGCGACGTCAAGCTTGAGCTCTGCCGCGATGGTGGCTACGGCGAGCGGATGACTGACGAACGGCTCGCCGGAGAGACGTTTCTGCTCGGCGTGTTTGCCTGCCGCAAATTCATAAGCGCTGTGAATCAAGCCGAGGTCGGCCTGGGGGTTGTAGGTACCAACCTTCTGGATCAGCTCTTCGAGCTGGTCGGGTGTCTCTCGGGCTAGCTCTGCCACGGCGCGATCTTCCCGCGAAGGCGCGAGGTTCTGAGCCGCTCGGCATCAACGATCGCCGCCAGCTCGTGAATGGATTGGTCGACATCATAGTTGATGATCAGGTAGTCGTAGACCGGGTATTCACTAGCCTCGCGGGTCGCGCGTTGGAGGCGGGGTTGGATGGTTTCCTCGGTCTCGGTGTGGCGCCCACGCAGCCGGCGCTCCAAATCGGCGGGGCTCGGTGGCAGCAGGAAAATCGCCACCGCATCGTCCGCATAGCGCGCGCGGATTTGGCGCGCCCCTTCCACGTCGATGTCGAGCAAAATGTCACGTCCCTCGCGAACCGCATTGTCCAGAGGCGCGCGCGGCGTGCCGTAGGCCGCGTTGAAATGGCGGTCGTGTTCCGCTAGTTCCCCACTTTCAAGCTGGCGATTGAATTCTTCCTCGCTCACGAAATGATAATCGAAGCCGGGCTTTTCTCCCTCGCGCGGCCCCCGGGTGGTGAGTGAAACCGAAAATTCAAGACTGGCGATCGCCTTAAGTGCGCCGCGCCAAATCGTGGTTTTTCCCGCCCCCGAAGGAGCAGCGAGTATAAAGAGTATACCGCGTCGGGGCCGCGAAGTATGGCTTGCACGGGCCACTTTATGCGCGTCCGTTATAATCGGAAATAATGTTTTATACTATATCTACTCGACGTTCTGCACCTGCTCGCGCATCTTCTCCGCCTCCGCCTTCACCGCCACCGTCAGATGCGAAAGCGCTGCGTTCTGCGACTTCGAGCCCATCGTGTTCACTTCGCGATTGATCTCCTGCAACAGAAACTCGATCGACTTTCCGACCGGCCCTTCCCGGCGCAGGAGCCCGTGGAGTCCGTCCAGATGGGTCTTGAGTCGGGTGATTTCCTCACTGATGTCTCCGTGTTGTGAAGCCGAGGATGCCTCCTCGTAGAGGCGTTTCTCGTTCACCGGAAGATTGGCGAGCAGCTCCCGCACCCGGGCCTGAAAGGTCTTCATGATTTCCGTCCGGGTCTGCTCGGAGAGTCGCTCGATTTTCGGAATCGCGGTCCTGATCTTCTTCACTCGCGCGGAGAAGTCCTTCTTGAGGCTGGTGCCTTCCCGCTGGCGTTCGATGTCGAGGACCTTCAGCGCCCGCTGTATGGCCACCATTCCCAGCTGTGGCGCATCCGCTGCATCGCGCTCTTCTTCGACCACGTGAAAGATCTCGGGCCGGTTCAGGATCGCTTCGATTCCAGGGTTACCGTTCAAGTGCAGACGCTTGCCTAGCCGCCGCAATTGCTCGACGTATTGATTGGCCAGCTTCTCGTTGACCTGCAGCCGCGCAGCGGGCGCACGCACGGACACGGCTTTCACGAACAACTCGACGCGTCCGCGCGCGACTCGGTTTTGAATAAGCTTGCGAATGTCCGCCTCGTACTCACCCCACGAGCGCGGCAGGTTGAGCTTCAATTCGAAGAACCGCTGATTGAGCGCGCGAATTTCCGCGGTCACCTGAATTCCGTCGCGCTCGACCAGCGCCCGGCCGAATCCGGTCATACTGCGCATTAGGTTCGATCCTTCCTCGCCCCCAAACATGCCCGATAAAGGGCCATTGTACGCCGCGCCATTGCGCCCATCGCAAACTGAGCGACGGCCCGTTTTCTGGCCGCCTCGCCCAGCGCTTTTCGCTCACCGGCGCAGGAAGCCAGCCGCGCGATCGCGTCGCGCAGTGCCCGGGCATCCGCAGGTGCGACCAGCACCCCAGTCTCGCCGTCGTGCACCACTTCTGCGATTCCCCCGGCATTGCTGGCAACCGTGGCCACCCCACTTGCCGCCGCTTCCAGCGCCGCGACCCCCAAACCTTCCCAGAGCGACGGAAACACAAAGATATCCAGTGCCCATAGCAGATCGCGAGAGGTTTCGATTCTCCCCAGGAACCGGGTACGCGTCGAGATTCCCAGCACCTCGGCTCGTCGCTCCAGCTCCGAGCGCAACGAACCCTCGCCGGCTATGAAACACAACACCGCACCCATAGCTGGCGCGATCGCTTCCAGCAAATGTCGATGCCCTTTGCGCTCTTCCAGGGCCCCGATGGTCCCCACCGCAATGGTCTCCGCCGCAAGTCCCAGCGCCTGGCGTGCCGCAATCCGCTCTTCGTTCGATGGCGGGCGAAAATATTCGCAGTCCACGCCGCTCGGGATGACCGTGATGCGCTCGCGGGGAACACCCGCGGAAGTCAGCGCAGTCGCGACGGCGTCGGAAATCGCGGCCACACCATCGACCGCGCGCGAGTACAGAAACGGCGCAAACAGCCGGTTGGGCCGGTAGTCCATCCTGCGCGTCGCGATCAGGGCGCGTGCGAGACCGCGGGCAAAGGGCGCCATCGCATGGGCGCGCGCGGTATGAAAGTGCACGACGTCGTAGCCCTCCCGGGCCAGGATGCTTCTGAGCCGCATCCCTCCGGCGAGGTCCACCGAGTTGCGCAATCGCAGACGGTGGCAGCGAATGCCTTCGGAGGCGGCGCGTTCGAAAAGTTTTCCCGCCGGATCGCAGATCAGCTCGGCGCGATGCCCCATCCGCAGCAGCTCACGGGTGAGCCCGAGCACTTGCGATTGCCCGCCGGCGAACTCGCGCTCAGGATCGACGCCCGCAACGCGCAGCGGCATCGCGGTCGAATCGATCGCGAGACGCTCGCGGTCGTTATATGCCTTGGCGTCAGGCATCAGCGGGTCGTCAATCCCAGAACCGGTAGTACAAAATTGCAAAGGTGGCTGTGATCGCGTCGCGCCAGCCGATTTTCTTGCCTTCTTCATAGGATCGGCCGGAGTAGGAAATTCCCACTTCGAAGATCCGCCATTTAGCGCGTGCGGCCTTGGCAGTAATTTCCGGTTCGATGGTGAATCGGTCGGCGGAAAGCTTGAGCTGCATGAGTTTGTCGCGCGCGAACCCCTTCATCCCGGTCTCCATGTCGCTCAGATTCAAATCGCTAATCGCATTCGAGAGCAGCGTGATAAACCGGTTGCCGACGTAATGCCAGAAAAACAGCACCCGATGGGGTCCACCCAAAAAGCGCGAGCCGTAAACCATGTCGGCGCGGCCGTCGAGAAGGGGCCGAATCATTTCGTGATAGTCGCGCGGATCGTACTCGAGGTCGGCGTCCTGCACGAAGACGTAGGGATTTCTGGCAGCGGCAAAGCCCAGCCGCAGCGCGGCGCCCTTGCCTTTGTTCCGCGCATGAAAGAATACGCGCACTCGCGGATCCTCCAGGCGCTGGAGAAATTCCCGGCTGCCGTCCGTCGAGCCATCATCCACCGCGATGATTTCCACATCGAAACCGCAGTTGAACACGCGATCGATCACCGTGCCGATGGTGTGGACCTCGTTGTAGACGGGAATCACTACAGAGATCTTCGCGGTCTCCATGGGACCTTCTCTGCGTCAGCGCGCGCAACCATACGATCCGCAGGTGGTGCGGTCTTACGCAAGTCTTTCGCGAGTCGCTGCTGAATCATTCGCCCCAGGCGGCGCACCTCGGAGCGCCGCCGCCCGGTACTGTGGTAAACCTCCGCGTAGGCGCACCACACGCGCATCCGATCTGTGCGGGTAAGCCCGGGCAAAGAAGAGTGCCCAAGTTGGACCAGATTTCTGAGCCGTGGCCGCGTGAAACGGGAGAGCCAGGTTCGGCGGGTTCGCTCGTGATCCAGGAGGATAAACCGGTCGGGTTCGTCACGGCTCGAAAGAATATTGAAGGGCGTTAGATCCCCGTGGAGGTAGCCGCGAAGGTGCAGGCGGGCGATCTCCGCGCCCAGGGCATGCAGGAGCGAACGTTTGCGCTTGAGGTCGCGCCCTGCTTCGCGCAGAAAACGCGGCATCAGAATACCGCGCGCGCGCGCGGTCACGATGATTTCGCGACCGCCACGCAGCTCCGAGCCCCATAACATAGGCGCTGGAGCTCGAAACCCGTCGCGCTGCAAAGCCGCGGCAATCGCGACTACGTGCTCAGCCGCTCCGCCGCGGACCCATCGGCTGAGCCGTTTCAGACCGTGCCGGGGACGAATTATCTTGACGAAGAGATCCTGGTTGCCAAGTTCTACCAGCGAGGTGTCGGCGTGCAGCGAGTGCCGCACCCGCTTCCCTGCGGTGCCGGCCGTGGTGTCGAGGGCGAGCCTGATTAGTGATTGGCGTAATTGGGGTGCAACAGTTCCCGCGAGCGTGAGTATCCAGCCGTTTTGCTGCGCGGTTGTTAGAGGGTCCGCTATTTGTGAACCATGGGGCACGGCCATCTAGTGGCACCGGGTTCCTAGCTGCGTCCTTTCCAAGTGAGCGCCACCCTTCATAGCGAGCCACCTAAGCGGTCTGGTGCCAACACACCTAGGGTCCTAATGCCGGCGGGGTAGGCGCTGATCGCGCGGCGGATTGTCGCCGCAACCCTTTCAGGTTCGATGCGTCGCATGCACTCGCGGCCGATCGGACAGTCGCGCAGGTAACACGGATGACAGCGGATGTCACTTGAGATCGCGAAATCTGCACAACCCCAGGGCGCGGAACGTTCCGCCGCGGTCGAGCCCCACAGCGAAACTACCGGACATCCGACCGCGGCTGCGATGTGCATCGGTCCTGAATCAGGGCCAAACGCGGCCGCGCATTGCGGAAATATCGCGATCAGGTCGCGCAGCGTGGTTTGCCCGGCGAGGTTTAGCGCGGGCCGCTCACCCAGCAAGCGCATCACCTCGGCGGCGATTCCGGTCTCGGCGCGGCCGCCGAGCAGCACCGGGAACAGCGCTGCCGTTCCGCTGGCCGGGCGTGCGAGCGAAAGAACCACTTGTGCTACGGACTCCGGAAAATAAAGGCGGCTCGGCCACGACGACCCCAGGATGACTCCCAGGATGGGCCTGGGAGTGGCGCGCAGCAGACCTCGCGCACGTTCCTGTTCTTGCGCTGATGCGCGCAGCCCGAATTCGATCGGCGCCGCCGGCAGCCCGAGCGAATCGGCGAACGCCTGGTATTGCAGCAGCTTCAAGCGCATGTTCGGTTGCGGCGCGATGTGGCGGGTGGAAAACAGATGGTTCAACTCCTTGGTATTCGCCGCAGCGAAGCCTATGCGCTCGCGGGCGCCAGACGCGAATGACGTGACGCCGCTCTTCAGATGTCGCTGCAGATCGAGCACCAGGTCGAATTGGCGTGCGCGCACCGCACGCAGGAAGGGCGCGAAGGACCACGGCGCCAGCCTGCGATCGTACACGATCACCTCGTCGAGCCACGGATGGCGCTCAACCATCGGACTCGCCTTGGGCTCGACCGCCCACGCGATATGCGCGTCGGGCCATCCCAGGCGGATTCTGCCGAGCAGCGGGAGCGCCCGCACCACATCGCCGATCGCGCCCAGCAGAACGATCAGAACGCGGCGTGGCGGGTTGGCGGTCTCCTCAGCGATGCCCATCGGCTTCGTTCACACGATGATAACTGCACCGGAGCGCTCCGGAAAGGTTGGTCCGGTGCGCCGAAACCGGGAAGAGGCTAATCAGCGATCGCACTCACCGCCGATCATGTTGATCATGCCGAAGGTGGTGACGATGTCGGGAATCATCCGCCCGATGAGCATTTTGTTGAGCGCCGCCATACCGAAGAAGCACGGTGGGCGCACCCGCACGCGATAGGGACGGCCGCTGCCGTCGCTGACCACGTAGAAGCCCAATTCCCCGTTCGCGCCTTCGACGGCGCAGTAGACGTCACCGGGGGGTACCTTGACGCCTTCCATGATCAGCTTGAAATGGTTCATCAGGCCCTCGATGGAGTTGTAGACCTGATGTTTGGGGGGCAGCACGATGCGGGGATCGGTTATTGAGATCGGTCCCTGGGGAAGAGCCGCCATGGCCTGCTCGATGATGCGCTTGGACTGGTACATTTCGTGAAAGCGCATGTTGAAGCGGTCGTAGTTGTCACCTTTCTCTCCAGTCGGAACCTCGAAATCGAAGCGATCGTAAACCAGGTAGGGATACGCCTTGCGCACGTCGTAAGAGACCCCGGTCGCGCGCAGCAACGGTCCGGTGAGTC
The Candidatus Binataceae bacterium DNA segment above includes these coding regions:
- the gmk gene encoding guanylate kinase, giving the protein MARASHTSRPRRGILFILAAPSGAGKTTIWRGALKAIASLEFSVSLTTRGPREGEKPGFDYHFVSEEEFNRQLESGELAEHDRHFNAAYGTPRAPLDNAVREGRDILLDIDVEGARQIRARYADDAVAIFLLPPSPADLERRLRGRHTETEETIQPRLQRATREASEYPVYDYLIINYDVDQSIHELAAIVDAERLRTSRLRGKIAPWQS
- a CDS encoding YicC/YloC family endoribonuclease; this translates as MRSMTGFGRALVERDGIQVTAEIRALNQRFFELKLNLPRSWGEYEADIRKLIQNRVARGRVELFVKAVSVRAPAARLQVNEKLANQYVEQLRRLGKRLHLNGNPGIEAILNRPEIFHVVEEERDAADAPQLGMVAIQRALKVLDIERQREGTSLKKDFSARVKKIRTAIPKIERLSEQTRTEIMKTFQARVRELLANLPVNEKRLYEEASSASQHGDISEEITRLKTHLDGLHGLLRREGPVGKSIEFLLQEINREVNTMGSKSQNAALSHLTVAVKAEAEKMREQVQNVE
- a CDS encoding glycosyltransferase family 4 protein, whose product is MPDAKAYNDRERLAIDSTAMPLRVAGVDPEREFAGGQSQVLGLTRELLRMGHRAELICDPAGKLFERAASEGIRCHRLRLRNSVDLAGGMRLRSILAREGYDVVHFHTARAHAMAPFARGLARALIATRRMDYRPNRLFAPFLYSRAVDGVAAISDAVATALTSAGVPRERITVIPSGVDCEYFRPPSNEERIAARQALGLAAETIAVGTIGALEERKGHRHLLEAIAPAMGAVLCFIAGEGSLRSELERRAEVLGISTRTRFLGRIETSRDLLWALDIFVFPSLWEGLGVAALEAAASGVATVASNAGGIAEVVHDGETGVLVAPADARALRDAIARLASCAGERKALGEAARKRAVAQFAMGAMARRTMALYRACLGARKDRT
- a CDS encoding glycosyltransferase family 2 protein yields the protein METAKISVVIPVYNEVHTIGTVIDRVFNCGFDVEIIAVDDGSTDGSREFLQRLEDPRVRVFFHARNKGKGAALRLGFAAARNPYVFVQDADLEYDPRDYHEMIRPLLDGRADMVYGSRFLGGPHRVLFFWHYVGNRFITLLSNAISDLNLSDMETGMKGFARDKLMQLKLSADRFTIEPEITAKAARAKWRIFEVGISYSGRSYEEGKKIGWRDAITATFAILYYRFWD
- a CDS encoding lipopolysaccharide kinase InaA family protein translates to MAVPHGSQIADPLTTAQQNGWILTLAGTVAPQLRQSLIRLALDTTAGTAGKRVRHSLHADTSLVELGNQDLFVKIIRPRHGLKRLSRWVRGGAAEHVVAIAAALQRDGFRAPAPMLWGSELRGGREIIVTARARGILMPRFLREAGRDLKRKRSLLHALGAEIARLHLRGYLHGDLTPFNILSSRDEPDRFILLDHERTRRTWLSRFTRPRLRNLVQLGHSSLPGLTRTDRMRVWCAYAEVYHSTGRRRSEVRRLGRMIQQRLAKDLRKTAPPADRMVARADAEKVPWRPRRSL
- a CDS encoding glycosyltransferase family 9 protein, yielding MGIAEETANPPRRVLIVLLGAIGDVVRALPLLGRIRLGWPDAHIAWAVEPKASPMVERHPWLDEVIVYDRRLAPWSFAPFLRAVRARQFDLVLDLQRHLKSGVTSFASGARERIGFAAANTKELNHLFSTRHIAPQPNMRLKLLQYQAFADSLGLPAAPIEFGLRASAQEQERARGLLRATPRPILGVILGSSWPSRLYFPESVAQVVLSLARPASGTAALFPVLLGGRAETGIAAEVMRLLGERPALNLAGQTTLRDLIAIFPQCAAAFGPDSGPMHIAAAVGCPVVSLWGSTAAERSAPWGCADFAISSDIRCHPCYLRDCPIGRECMRRIEPERVAATIRRAISAYPAGIRTLGVLAPDRLGGSL